The stretch of DNA AATGTCATGACGTAAACCACCAATGAAATAACCAAGAAATTGTTGTTTTGGTAAACGGCCACACTGTGAAGAATACAATTCGAATTTAGCAATGTAATCCTCCATAGATCCAAATTGTTTTAATTCCTTCAATTCTTCAAAAGGATTCTTCAAACGACCAACACCAAAACAAACGATCAACGCCTTTGTCAAATTCTCCCAAGACAGATCCTCCGTAGAATTGAGCCATAAATTGAACCAATGAATCGTAGGACCTTCCGTACTGAGCTTCGTCAATTGAATTCTCACGTCTGCAGAAATACGTTGTACCTCGAAATATGTTTCTGCTCGAGCGATCCAAGCAACTGGATCATCACCGGTAAACGCCGACAATTCCACCTTCTTCGCAGCTAAGCGAAATTTATCTAACGGTGAGGTGACCGCTGTAATATTGTCCTGAGACGTGTCACGCATCGCCAACGCACTCTGAATTTCAGAACCAATGAAGACACGTAACATGAACGCAGCAAGTCGGGCTAATTGATAGAGCAGAGGTAAGATAGAATTAGATGAAGAGAATTATTGTATTAATgtatgaaaaatgaaaatgattccAGAGCTAATGCTCCTCAGTTAGAGAAAACAATTCTCTCACTGCCCAACCTCTAAGGTGTAATTAAAAAAGCATAAAAACCATCCAACTACTTCTCCACACACTCctatttattagtggaatattaactCACTATGACAGCTAGGCTCCGCCTCATCTCTGTTAACTAAGAGATCCCTGTCATAACTCGTGGGGCCCAACCCATTCCTATCATAACATGTTGGcaatttttttactactttATCATTTTATTGAGGATATTTCCTATTTGACAtgtctttatttatttgttttttatttatttatacaacaGATCCAAGATTTGGTATTTCATGCCTGGGTAAAATCAGTACCGTATATGAGAATGACCAAGATTTGGtgattcaattttataaattcctTGCCAAGTAAGTTCTCTCTTTTTTTATGTAGCATTAATTCATTTCTATCCTGTTAACATTTTCTCTTTAATTCTTCATTTCTATTGTGTAAATATCTTTTCTATCTTTAAGTAGCACTGAAAGACATTTAAAGAGCAGCATGAATGATAGCCATTAAGGTTTTTGTTTGGAAGAAGTTACATGAGAAGTAGGAATTCAGCTCCCTAGACAAGCACGACTAGCAAGGAGTAACTGACATCCTATGTGGCAAATGTCTCATGAATGAGAAAGTAAAGTGTAACAGCCTGAAATATTATGGAATAGTGGAATAAGTGTAATGTTTTTATTTGTGCTGAAGAGTTTTGGAAGATGGTCCTGTCCTAGTGTGTTCTAAACAACTTATCTATCTGGAGTTATTTTACGTTAAAACTCAATCTAAGGAAAATGCACTTCATTCTTCGAAGTTATCCAAATTCCATGTTCTGATTCTATACTTTTTTTGACTGTCGCTACACAAAATTACAAACAGCTTTAATGCAAAAATGACCTTATACTATGAATTATGAAATGGCAGAGAAGAGATGGCCTGTGATGAAGCAGAACTAGGAGAAGAAGAATTTGCTGAAAAAATGCGCCATCAACAAAATTTACAGGAAGAGGTAAGACTTTTGACTTTATGTCAAACTTTTTGGCACTTAGATTACATGTATTCACTGCTAATATCTAGAGAGTAAATCTTCACAGCAACTAGAGATGCTGCAGCACATGCGCAAGTATAACTTGGATGATCAATATGCTATCCTTGAGAAGGTGATCACTAGTATTCATATTACAAGCACTTCTCTTTTTGAATTATGCTTCCAGCAAGACAAATATAACAGTCATAGTCAATTAACAAAGAACTCACTTTTCTGATTGCtgttattttatatcatattattgCATAACATTTGATTATGGTCCATAATCAAGCGCATATGACAGCTTACAAGGACTTCTGTAATTGGATCTTAAAATATGCTTACAAGCGCATATGACAGTTGATGTATGTAAGTGTGATCGGTAATAGGACAAGTAGTTACAAGTCTGCTAGAATTTGTTCTTTTAGGCCTTCTTAGTTGTCAAATGGTCAATTGTCGGTCTATGTTTCTCTTTCTAGAAATTctgtataattttaaatatttcaacttGGTTTGCAGCTTTACATATTTTGCTCATAGTTTCACAGCTTGATAATATTCATTCATAAGTTTTTCTTCTTGAATTATATACCAAGTTATAGTAGTTGAAATCAAATTAATGTGCATACTACGATGTTGAAAACTATGTAGTAGTTGAAAATTCACGagtttttgatgaatttgacagTTACACCAACAGATGGAAAATGGCAATTATGAAAGCGAGACATCCATTTTGTCAGCTGAGCATATGGAAGAGATAATTCAAAGGAAGGTGTCCCCTTTGTTTATGCCAAGTTAGGTCCAGAATATGTCCTTATCATGGACCCCTTTGTTAAATCACGTTAAGAGCtattttgttccaagtgtaatTATCATGTGTCATCTGTTTTATATTGGCCAAATCCATAAACCATGACATGTAATATTGACTTCACTTATCATccaaatgcattttttttataaaagaattatATTAACTAAAACGAAAACTGTGAGAATGATAATTCCTAACAGTCTATCGCGATAACTGTTTTCATAAATTGTATAAATATTACTTGTTTTTCACTTGTGAGAcgaaacaatattaattaatattacaacaAATTcttacaaagaaaaaaataggaATGAAGAAAACACAAACTATTTAGCAAAATCCATTTGTGGTATCGGTAACATTAACAGCAGGTGGAATAACAAAATGCCAAAGCTTCCTAATACCACCAACTCGATATTTCATGCACAAAAATTCCTTAGCATATAGTTTCTCAACTTCCCTATCCACGTCATGAAGAAACACGTGCGTAACACCCGCTTTTTTTCTCGCACGAGCCATCACCGCCACCGAATATATCGCCGCCATCCTCCCGGGAGCCGAGGCAAAATATCCCCTCGGCGCGTCGATCATTACCACATCCCAGTCCCGATCATAGACATCTTTTGGTAACTCACTCAACGCGAGCCTACATTTGCGGTCGTCTTTGAGTGGGTGGTCGTTTTCAGCAACCGCCCCGCAATCCTTCTTGTAGGAGGAGAGAAGCATTTGGGCCTCGGTGAGGCGCGTGTTGTAATGCACTGTATGTGCGCGTAGGATAGGAAAACGTTTGAGAGAAGAAATAGTCCATTTACGATCTTCTTCGAGAAACAACGTAATGCCACGTGGATTAAACGAATCCCACATGAGCGCGTCGTGACCAATTCCAAAGACGAGAAAGTTGCATGGCGCTAAAGATTGTAAAACGTCGAAGGGTCTTCGGATCTCGCCTTTGGATTGTTGGGGAACGTCACGCGCCGTAGCGTAGTGGAAGATGGTGACTAAAGGGATCGCAGTGGCGGTGAATTCGTCGGCGATGATTGTTTGGGCGGTGGTGAGGGCGGGGGTGGAGCATAAGTGTTCAGGATCTGTTTGGCGGGAGTAGAATAAAAAAAGGATTGTGGCGGCGGTTGTGATTGCTATGACGTAGAGATAACATGGGTTGTTGTTGGAATGGGGTGTGTTTGGGTGTTTCTTCTTGTGGAAAGATTTTGGAATCAAGGAGTGCATGTTGTTGATGAACGAGTGTTTTGGTATGATGAGGTTTGATTATGAGTGTGTAATGTAATGTGATGTGATGATGGAGAAAATAATGCATGGACATGAAAAACGATTTCTTAGGTGTTAGAGTTAGAAGTGGCACTTTCCTTGTTGATGGTGGTGACTTTTCTAAAATTAGTTAGCTTCATTTAGACATAATAATAATTGTCACCTTAATTTGTGTTAAGAGTTAAAAGTTGCATCCCTTTTTACAAAGCTAAGGTGAGCTTTGAAAAAACTGTGGATTTGCCACAGGAAAGAATTTGTAAGTATTATC from Cicer arietinum cultivar CDC Frontier isolate Library 1 chromosome 3, Cicar.CDCFrontier_v2.0, whole genome shotgun sequence encodes:
- the LOC101514223 gene encoding uncharacterized protein; the protein is MALEMQSTEMLTREQLFHLFERFTLFTSQPDVMKRIADAVLDNQEAVAVTTTIQEEIFLEMGVDPRFGISCLGKISTVYENDQDLVIQFYKFLAKEEMACDEAELGEEEFAEKMRHQQNLQEEQLEMLQHMRKYNLDDQYAILEKLHQQMENGNYESETSILSAEHMEEIIQRKVSPLFMPS
- the LOC101514541 gene encoding arabinogalactan O-methyltransferase 1-like, producing MHSLIPKSFHKKKHPNTPHSNNNPCYLYVIAITTAATILFLFYSRQTDPEHLCSTPALTTAQTIIADEFTATAIPLVTIFHYATARDVPQQSKGEIRRPFDVLQSLAPCNFLVFGIGHDALMWDSFNPRGITLFLEEDRKWTISSLKRFPILRAHTVHYNTRLTEAQMLLSSYKKDCGAVAENDHPLKDDRKCRLALSELPKDVYDRDWDVVMIDAPRGYFASAPGRMAAIYSVAVMARARKKAGVTHVFLHDVDREVEKLYAKEFLCMKYRVGGIRKLWHFVIPPAVNVTDTTNGFC